Proteins encoded in a region of the Puntigrus tetrazona isolate hp1 unplaced genomic scaffold, ASM1883169v1 S000000766, whole genome shotgun sequence genome:
- the LOC122335346 gene encoding uncharacterized protein LOC122335346, protein MRVSCSSEGDQLLYSWTLNGDPQKDGNSSIDLDEKSEGNISCSVKNHVSHAQNTTRLKPCPGLDWFCSFDQSDPCYTALGHKLNLMLDSSEYDLKIQKRTNNPQDDPVCRVKNDKMKRSQCDLYRNRPEVTVIKGTLIINPVIRTDSGNYILTVYNSDGSETSRDLQVIVEAPIGSVEVSITCSSSGVMRVSCSSEGDQLLYSWTLNGDPQKDGNSSIDLDERSDGDISCSVKNHVSHAQNTMRLKPCPALGHKLNLLMLDASEYDLRIQKRTNNPQDDPVCRVKNDKMKRSECDLYNNRSEVTVIKGTLIINPVNRTDSGNYRLTLLNSDGSETSRDLQVIVEAPIGSVEVSITCSSSGVMRVSCSSEGDQLLYSWTLNGDPLKDGNSSIDLNEKSDGDISCSMKNHVSHAQNTMRLKPCPGLDRFCSFDQSDPCYTALGDKLNLMLDASKHDLKIQKRINNTRDDPVCRVKKGRMKMTECDLYNNRPEVIVINGTLIVNPVIRTDSGNYILTVYNSDGSEISRDLQVIVEAPIGSVEVSITCSSSGVMRVSCSSEGDQLLYSWTLNGDPQKDGNSSIDLDEKSEGNISCSVKNHVSHAQNTMRLKPCSSLSVVFVLVWCLQLMVLLSLLGAFHIYMRHTSGKKQEDQEEDEKI, encoded by the exons GTCTGGATTGGTTCTGCAGTTTTGATCAGTCTGATCCCTGTTACACAGCTCTGGGACACAAACTCAATCTGATGCTGGACTCTAGTGAATATGATCTGAAGATacaaaagagaacaaacaaCCCACAAGATGATCCAGTTTGTAGAGTAAAGAATGATAAAATGAAGAGGAGTCAATGTGATCTTTATAGAAACAGACCTGAAGTAACAGTCATTAAAGGGACTCTGATAATAAACCCTGTGATCAGAACAGATTCAGGGAATTACATATTAACTGTCTATAACTCAGACGGCTCAGAAACATCTAGAGATCTTCAGGTGATTGTTGAAG ctcctATTGGCTCAGTGGAAGTGTCAATCACCTGCTCCTCCAGTGGGGTGATGAGGGTGTCCTGCTCCTCTGAGGGGGATCAGCTCCTCTACAGCTGGACTCTGAATGGAGATCCACAGAAGGATGGAAACAGCAGCATAGATCTGGATGAGAGAAGTGATGGAGACATCAGCTGCAGCGTGAAGAACCACGTCAGTCACGCACAGAACACCATGAGACTCAAACCCTGTCCTG CTCTGGGACACAAACTCAATCTACTGATGCTGGATGCTAGTGAATATGATCTGAGGATacaaaagagaacaaacaaCCCACAAGATGATCCAGTTTGTAGAGTAAAGAATGATAAAATGAAGAGGAGTGAATGTGATCTTTATAATAACAGATCTGAAGTAACAGTCATTAAAGGGACTCTGATAATAAACCCTGTGAACAGAACAGATTCAGGGAATTATAGATTAACTCTCCTGAACTCAGACGGCTCAGAAACATCTAGAGATCTTCAGGTGATTGTTGAAG CTCCTATTGGCTCAGTGGAAGTGTCAATCACCTGCTCCTCCAGTGGGGTGATGAGGGTGTCCTGCTCCTCTGAGGGGGATCAGCTCCTCTACAGCTGGACTCTGAATGGAGATCCACTGAAGGATGGAAACAGCAGCATTGATCTGAATGAGAAAAGTGATGGAGACATCAGCTGCAGCATGAAGAACCACGTCAGTCACGCACAGAACACCATGAGACTCAAACCCTGTCCTG GTCTGGATCGGTTCTGCAGTTTTGATCAGTCTGATCCCTGTTACACAGCTCTGGGAGACAAACTCAATCTGATGTTGGACGCTAGTAAACATGATCTGAAGATACAAAAGAGAATAAACAACACACGAGATGATCCAGTTTGTAGAGTAAAGAAGGGCAGGATGAAGATGACTGAATGTGATCTTTATAATAACAGACCTGAAGTAATAGTCATTAATGGGACTCTGATAGTAAACCCTGTGATCAGAACAGATTCAGGGAATTACATATTAACTGTCTATAACTCAGACGGCTCAGAAATATCTAGAGATCTTCAGGTGATTGTTGAAG CTCCTATTGGCTCAGTGGAGGTGTCAATCACCTGCTCCTCCAGTGGGGTGATGAGGGTGTCCTGCTCCTCTGAGGGGGATCAGCTCCTCTACAGCTGGACTCTGAATGGAGATCCACAGAAGGATGGAAACAGCAGCATAGATCTGGATGAGAAAAGTGAGGGAAACATCAGCTGCAGCGTGAAGAACCACGTCAGTCACGCACAGAACACCATGAGACTCAAACCCTGTTCTTCTT TGTCTGTGGTGTTTGTTCTGGTCTGGTGTCTTCAGCTGATGGTTCTGTTGAGTCTTTTAGGAGCTTTTCACATCTACATGAGACACACGTCAG GAAAGAAACAAGAAGATCAGGAAGAGGATGAGAAGATTTAG